GGAATGAaaactattgttataagcaaattccaccaaTGTAAGGTACTAGctccaattttctccaaaatccaaaatacaagACCTCAACACGTCTTCTAGGGTTTGGATTGTCCTTTCCGATTGTCCATCTGTTTGCGGGTGGTAGGTGGTACTAAAATTCAGCTTAGTTCCTAAGctctcttgcatcttttgccaaaatcgagaCACAGACCTAGGGTCCCAATCTGATACTATACTCACTAGTATCCCATGCAATCTTATAATTTCGTCCAAATACAACTTAGCCAATTTTTTCAAGGAGTACTTTATAATAATCGGCAAAAATGAGCAGACTTGATCAACCGATCCACTAGTACCCAAATAGCGTCGTGCCCTCCCTGAATCCTTGGTAGTCCCGATACGAAAttcattgtgatattttttcacttccactcgggtatctccaacaGTTATAATAATCCAGACGGTTTCTGATGCTCGGTCTTAACTTGCTGGCAAGTGAGACAAATTCGAACAAGTTGGGCAATTTCTCTTTTCATATTTTCCCACTAATAGAGATTTTTCAAATTCTGATACATCTTATTACCTCCAAGATGTACCGTATACTTAGAATGGtgagtttcgttcaaaatttccttttttagtCCTTCTTCTTTTGGCACCACTAATCGATTTCTAAACTTTAACACTCCATCGGTCCCCAAATTGAAATTGGACTTTTCCTCTTTTTGAACTTTCTCAATCCATTTTTACACTTCAGGGTCTCTTTTCTGAGCTTCTTTGATTCAATCTATCAAGGTAGACTTCAtagtaatattttcaaaaaacacCCTCTGTGGCTTAAGACACGAGTTCCAAATACTAACTTCCTCTAGCATGTGCTATTCTCTCACCATTAAACTGAccacttgcaccttacgacttaGGGTATTTGCCACTACATTAACTTTTCCAGGGTGGTAGTTAAGCATACAGtcataattttccaaaaatttcactcaTCTGTGTTGTCTCAAATTCAACTTCTTCTGGGAGAATAAATACTTAAAACTCTtatgatctgtaaaaacctcgaAAGTCACCCTATACAgataatgtctccactttttcaaggCAAATACCACTGCCTCTAATTCCAAGTCATGGGTCAGGTAATTCTGCTCATAAGGTTTCAACTTACGGGAGGCATACGCAATCACTTTTccattttgcattaatacacaccataaaccatcctttgaagcATCTGTATAAACCATGAAACCATTTCCTCCATTCGACAATGCTAATATAGGTGCCTCAGTCAAACACTTCTTCAACTCCTGATACCCTTCCTTGCATTTAGAATCCCATATGAACTTGCCATACTTCTTAGTCAACTCGGTTAGGGGTTTCGCGATCTTAGAAAAGTTCTTGATAAACCGGCGGTAATACCCTACTAACCCTAAGAAACTCCGAACTTCAGTAGAATTTTCTGGTTGTTTGCACTTAGAAACAGCTTCTACCTTAACTGGATCTACAGTAATCCCTTCCTTAGAGATTATATGACCTAAAAAGACTACTccttccaaccaaaactcacacttattgAACTTAGCGAAAAGTTGGTGCTCTCTCAGGGTTTGCAAAACTATTCTCAGGTGCCATTCATGATCTTCTCGAGATTAAGAGTATACCAATATGTCATCAATGAATACCACCAtaaattcatccaaatacaGCTTAAAGAcccgatgcatcaaatccataaatgcTGCTGGCGCATTAGTTAACCCAAAATGCATAACTGCAAATTCAAAGTACccatatctcgaattgaaaACGGTTTTAGGCACATCCGCTTCTAGGATCCTCAACTGGTAATAGCCTTACCTCAAATCTAGATTGAAAAacaccactgctccttgcaattGATCAAATAACTCATCTATGTGAGGCAAatggtatttgttcttaatgatCACATCATTCAAGCCTCGATAGTCTATGCATAGCTTCaaacttccatttttcttcttaacaaagagCACTGGAACTCCCCACAGTGAATCACTTTCTCTAATAAAATTTCTTTCTAATaaatcttgtaattgcaacttcaattcttttaattcagTTGGAGCCATCCTGTAAggtgtcttagagataggtgccgTCCTCGGAGCTACATCAATCTCAAACACTATTTCTCTCTCAGGAGGCAACATTTCTAATTTCTCACAAAAGACATCGAAAAGCTCCTTCACTGCTGGCACGTTTTCCAACTTCACCTTATCCCCAGGTGTATTTATAAGAATTGCTAGATATCTTTTAGCTCCACTACTCAACAATTTCCTTGTTCGAACCCCCGAAATTAGAGCAGACGATGCTAGTCTACCCCTTACATCTAATTTCAAAGTCGCTTCCCCTGGGATGCGCAATTCTACTAATTTCATCTTACAATCCAATTGAGTATGGTATCGAACTAACCAATCTATCCCAAGTATCACCTCATATCCCTTAATTGCTAAACTCATTAAATCTACCAACAACTTCCTCTCACCAATCCAAATCCCACAGTTTCTATAAACCTTATTAGCAATTAGGCACTGGTTTCTTGTAGGAGTCTTAACTTCCAAATCAAAAGGTAAGAAATCATACTTTACATCTATACCATTTCTTGTTGGTTCAGATCGGTTGCTAATCCCTCATCTGTCTCGGGAGTACGGGGTTGCCGAAACCCATGCCCATGACCCCGTCCACATTCTCGCCAATCCATAAAGCAAGAGTCTAAACACATAATTAAAAACGGAAAAATAAGTatagaaatttaaaaacatATCCAAGTTGCACGAACACTTTAAAATTATAGCATAGTTCTTTACATAAACTAAAAGTCATGTTACATGTCAAGAGTGCATAAAACAAGTCAATAATATCAAGTACAGGACATAGGCATCCAAGTGCCTCAAAATATAGGGGTACAtgcaacaaaatacaaaagaccTCAAGGTGAGGATTACCTCTTCTAAGTCCttaacaaaagtcaaaagatcaGGAGATCACTAATATAAGTGAACCGAACTAGTAGACCTCACATCTTCAGAAGGATCCTCCTCGGggtcctcctcgggatcctcctccatGGGTTCTATCTCCTCCTCAATAACAGGGGTAGCATCCCCAGGTCCACCTCCACCCATGGCCTCCTCTATGCGATCGGTCATGGTCACACACTCCGCCATAATGCTATTCACACGGTTCCCTATTTCGTTGACAATCTGAATGAGGTGCCCATCGGTTGCCTGAAACTAAGCTTGGGAGGCGTCAGTCCTCTAACGTTCCTCGAGAACCCTAACCTCTAACTCTTGAATCCTGGTAGCCTGGGCCTCCATAGTGGCCCTCATCTTCTCCCTCTCTGCTCGAGCTACCCTGAGATCACAGGTCAACTGTCTCCTCTCCTCAACTACCCCTAACACCACGCTGTTAGGGTAGGAGAATCTCTTTCGGCACAGGCACATCCTAACCCGCCTGGCGGGTGAGTACCGAAGGGCGGGTCTGCCTCCAACCATCCGATACAGAATCACTGGGGAGGTCCCTCGATCCTATCACTGTCGTTGCCACTATCCATATCCTACAAATAACCCACAAACTAAAGGTTAGGTCCTTATAATCATTGGTGCCATTCAAAATTTAACTTAAGGTCTATTACGGATTTCTATGACCAAAAGTTCACGACTAAGAACTCCTAACACTATTCCAAGCATTTTAAACCTAGCGctttgataccaattgtgacgccccacctctccctagggtatcagtggagcgtctgtccaactctcgtcaggactcacgcactcatTCTAGCTTAATAGAGAACCACAAGTCAACCATTGACTTATAATCGAGAGATACTTCAAATATACAAATCCAAAACTCCCAAGACTACCATTTACAATTATAATCCAAAATACCCGagtataacaaaatttacacttcaaaagtttccaATATCATACAAATGATATACTATCTTCAACCACAAACCGCTAGTCTAGAATCTCCAACTTCCACCTCCaaagcctgttaaggaaaataacttGGAGTGAGTTagcgctcagtgaggccaagaagtttaagcaagcaagcaagtagcaCCAATTATATCGAATATCACacttaaaagcaattttaacaTGAGAACTAGCcagtgaatgaaatgcaatgaatgaaatgactaactgaatgaaatgaacactgaaggagttttcattATTAAATGTTTTTAaatattggaggaataagggaaatgaTTGGAGactgaatgactgaatgaatgaatggctctaagtgagcacgtatccttccaatgattgaatatttgtttcttgaatgactgCATTATTACTATGCAAAGTGTGAAAAGTGTTAAATGTGATACTTATATGCTTTGTCTACTTGACTGCTGGTTTGGGAGCCtaactgagcttttaactcattcctttagtttgttttctttacagagAAGGAGGCTGGAGCAAGTAGCCGTGAACTAATGTATATAACCTCTCGCACTTGTACTTTTGTAGATGAGATGTATTCGGAATCTTTAGAAACGTAATCTTATGTTTTACTCTTGGCttgtaaattaagtttgaattgttaGTTGGAAATGGAACTTTTATATGAATTTCGAGGCTTGAACGGCTATTTTAAGAACATTAATGAACGAATCCTGGTGAGAGCTGGATAGACGATCCGCCAAACTCTTGGGTACGatctagggggaggtgggatcgTTACAATGCAATAGCTCATTATGCCCATCTAGGGAATCAGAATTATGATGCAATTTATCTGGCGCACTAGCTGGAATCATTTCCTTTGACATCTTTGCAACATAAGCTTGGGTTAACATCGACTTAGATTGCATGTTCCTCTCCTTCACCAGGCGAAGTTCAGGAtgttttttaaaacattgatcTTGATTTTGTCCAATTCTCTCACAATGTTGACAAAAATCAGGCCAAACCTCGTACTCAATTTTTTGCTAGAACCCTTTAGAATCATCACCAATCCAAATCCGTAGAACACGTGGCTTATATGTATCTAGTTcaaccaaaaccctagccacAGATGGCCTACGAAAATCGGAGATAGCCGCATCAACCTGCAAGGGTCTACCAAGCACCATTGAAATCTTGTTCACATACTTCATATTAAACAACAGTAACGGTAATTCCAGATATGTGATCCAAATTGGAGCTATGGAAGAATCTTTGGTTGTCTGATAATTTTAATCTCTCTGGATAGTAGGAAAGGCATTTGTATAGTGTACTCTCTGGCAAAAGCATGCAAGCAgtttgatattttttattcttggGAGTCCCATCAATCACAATTTAACCAGCTACTGAGTTTAGACATTGACGAGTGCTCTATTCATCCATTATACTTTAGTATCAAAGATCATTTCTTGGTGAATTCCTTGCTAaggattttttttctcttttactaGATGCCTGAACTTTGATAATTTTGGAACTGCATTTACTATCATGTGCTGGCAAGGCCTATAATTATGATCTTACTTTGACTACGGTTGTCTGCTTTTGATCCACTTTTCACGGCTTATTCAGCCAAAAGATGCTCGTGAAACATGGTTGAAAATTTACAAAGTTGTGACTTTATTTCGCTTGATGCTTGTAACAGTGATGGCGATTACTTCTTATGTATTACATTTCTAGGATCATGCATTAAAATGctgtttttattacttttgttACTATCAGGTGTTGGGccttttaaatttcaaaatgatataCAAACTTGTGGATATAAAACGTGCAAGTGATGTGGGAAATGATTAGAAGAGCAGAGTCAGAATTGATGTCACACCCTACTAAGTTTATGCAACACTAGCATTTCTGGACAAGATGGCTACTTTTGAGGAATTCAATCAATGCTAATATTAACTCCGTTAAAAACATAGAAAGGTTTTAAGAAAGTGTTGTAATACTTCTATATATGAAAGTTTGTGTCAACTATTGCAACTTCTCTGCCTTATGATGTtttcaaccaattacagtcgttTATTTCAGTTAACAGTTTTAAAtctttttcttcaagaaaatcatgtttatCCTCCCCAGTTTTTGCTTTAGCATtatattctttcctttttctatttgttGCAAATATCACAATAACGTTATAGTTTGGTGTAGGGGGGAAAAAGCCATGGAGTGCTTCACTAATTTGTACTTAATCTTTTCCACTGTAAAAAAACTTCTTTGAAATTATAAAGTAGCAGCAGGTATATTTACAGTATGATGAGTTTTTACAACTATGAAATTCAAGATTATAGCTAACCTGACAATTGTGCAGATTAGGCAGGTTTTGGGAGAGTTGGTATTAGGTTTTTACTTAAATAGCATATACGCAATCCGTCCAACTAGAAATTGGATTGATTTTAAGTTGAGTCATATTGGGttatttcaaattcattaattCAAATATGATCCAACATatatttttatgcattttgatatATCATACCCTCTTACACACATTTACACACGCAAAATAATTTCTCTACACACAaacacattttcacatacatGCACATATTTTCACACACAAAAACATTTCTACACATACAAGCACTCTTTGTTTTAATCCACACACGTGTAATAAGCTCTTGCAGAGATATTCTTCCATATACACTTGGTTTCCAAAGAAAAAAACCCTACCAAAATTTTGTTTAGATCACCTCGATAGATTTTTTCCTCATGAAACACTGTTTTATTGACTAGTTTGCCCGatcattatttctttttcttttttcctttttttttgggtggtggTTACGGATCAGTGAAAAACAAAAGCACCAAAGTATTGACATAACCAAATATGTGAATTGGAGGGGCTGAATCTAGGATATGAAAAAAAGGATATGCCGACAGATTTGAGATCTGGATGTTGGCGACGCCATTTAATGAAAGTTAATGTTAGTACTACAAGAAATTGATTTCCCTAGGACGAATCGTCTGCTTTACTGCATATTACATTTTTAAGTGGATACTCAACTCAAAAACCCAAACCGCCCAAACATTATTTGAGTTTCTTTCACCCAACCCGAAACTAATCCAATATTCAATTAACTCGACACAACCTCTCAAATTAGTGGATCGGTTGGGTCAATTGTTAGGTTTTGAATATTTTTGCCAGTCATGATTGTAGCTTTGTGCTACTCATATTTGTACTAAACtaacaaatgaaaaactagTTTACAactattcaaaattttcatataaaaaactaAGTACTTTGCTCATTTTCTCACCCAAATGAACCTACTAAATTAACAcatacataaaaaaaataatatagtaCCAAAAATGGCAAAacgaaaaaataacaaaaatatggtaaaacaaaaaaatttaaatgaataATTGAATATTTAAATAACATTTAgattataaatgaataattaattttttatttaatccatttagatccatttattaaatggttgtaaagaaattggataaatttcatcaccaTCCATTAAGTCGAAATCATTTGTGACCATTTATTCTTATTAGGGTAAAGTTCACCGGAGATcactaaatttttcaaaagtttcatTTGCCCATTAAACATTTTTTTGGTTCCAAACAACCCATTAAACTCCTGAAAGTGTTTTGAAGGGTTATTTTGGACATTTCGCATATAGCCCATTAGCCCCAATTGTGTTGTGTTTAGTAAGCTATGATGTACTTTACCCATTACCATCACTAGTAAAAACTCCCGACTTCTGAAATCCTCCTTTGCTACGCTACTCCTTTGCTATCCTCATTTCCTGTCAAAATGGAACAAAAATTGAACATTACGTTCAAAAATTCTTACTTAGTAAAGCCATCTGCACCAACATTCCAAGGTCATATGCCATTGAGTCTATTTGATCAAACTGGGTATTTAATCCATATTCCCACTGTTCATTTCTACAAACCTCCTCCACCACAATTCACACAAGATGGCTCCCTCATTAATAAACTAAAGAGCTCGTTGGCCCTGGCTCTAGTGCACTTCTACCCTTTAGCAGGACGGATAGTGCTATTGGAAGGCGGACGGATGGAGTTGAATTGCAATTCCGCCGGAGCTCAACTACTTGAAGCCGTTTGTCGGGAAACTCTTGATCAAATAGGAGATTTGTCACCAAGTCCATTGTTTCATAATCTTGTCCCTTCACTGAACTACAATGATATGAAAAATCTCCCATTGTTGGTCATACAAGTGACAAAATTCAAAGATGAGAATATTGCTCTCGGCATAGCCATCTCACATATAATTGCTGATGGACAGAGTGCATTCCACTTCATTATGGAATGGGCTCGTTTAGTGAGTGGCAACAGCATTTTCACTAAACCCTTCCTAGACAGGAGAGTTCTACGAGGTGAATATTCAAGGGTTCCAAGAAGTAGTGGAGAAAGAATAGATGTGAATTCGCACGCTGCAAATCCTCATTTACCATTACCAATAGTGATCGGGGAAACAAGTGCAAAAatccaacaagagaagaaaacttCAATAGATTTGCTAATACTATCGACAAAAGAAATTGAGTTTTTGAAGAGTCTTGCCAGTGATGGCATAGTTCCCGCTATGAAACGGCCCTATAGCACATTTGAGGTGATTTCGGCACACCTGTGGCGATGTGCATGCAGGGCCAGACTACTCATCCATGAACAGCCTACAGTCTTGTCCTTCCCAATTAATTTTCGCaaacttattcaaccaccattGCCTGTTGGATATTTTGGTAATGCAATTCTTGATATCCGATCCATGGATTTCTCTGGCAACTTGTTAACAGGTACATTGGCTAATACAGCAGCCAAGATAAGGAAGACCATCCTAGCAGTAACAAGTGAATTTCTATATTCCGAGATTGAATTTCTGCAGATGCAAACAGATTTATccaaatttcaagaaagacATGACTATATGGAATATCTCGGCAATCCTAACCTCACCATTTCAAGCTGGTTGACGTTCCCATTCAATGGCCTGGATTTTGGCTGGGGTAAATCATTAGGCATGGTTGAAGCATCTCACAATGGGGATGGGGATTTTGTTCTTCATGGTGACCGTCACGGTGGAGTAGTGGTTAGTATGTGTTTCCAAGAGGAATATATCAAGAGTTTCAAATATTACTTTTATGAGATATTTGGAGATATGAATAAGAAGGATTGAGGTACAGGCAAAGACGATTCTACTAAGTTTCAAATATTTGTTTGCCTATTTGCTGTATAATTTGAATT
The DNA window shown above is from Coffea arabica cultivar ET-39 chromosome 5e, Coffea Arabica ET-39 HiFi, whole genome shotgun sequence and carries:
- the LOC113687267 gene encoding spermidine hydroxycinnamoyl transferase-like, whose protein sequence is MELNCNSAGAQLLEAVCRETLDQIGDLSPSPLFHNLVPSLNYNDMKNLPLLVIQVTKFKDENIALGIAISHIIADGQSAFHFIMEWARLVSGNSIFTKPFLDRRVLRGEYSRVPRSSGERIDVNSHAANPHLPLPIVIGETSAKIQQEKKTSIDLLILSTKEIEFLKSLASDGIVPAMKRPYSTFEVISAHLWRCACRARLLIHEQPTVLSFPINFRKLIQPPLPVGYFGNAILDIRSMDFSGNLLTGTLANTAAKIRKTILAVTSEFLYSEIEFLQMQTDLSKFQERHDYMEYLGNPNLTISSWLTFPFNGLDFGWGKSLGMVEASHNGDGDFVLHGDRHGGVVVSMCFQEEYIKSFKYYFYEIFGDMNKKD